A portion of the Daphnia magna isolate NIES linkage group LG4, ASM2063170v1.1, whole genome shotgun sequence genome contains these proteins:
- the LOC116929354 gene encoding uncharacterized protein LOC116929354: MSDKAIPVRVALPLEAIQEEEPEEELEEWQTTNDPAELKHYRTQAKRIHTKSLNQALLAVRMLEDVDTVNVYRVGLVRAYDIVERIHRRYVEALADVANYLDSCQARARSVAGSRRSSTSNRSSASSTRRKLQEAERLEKEMQLKIQQERAEALQQAEEDERMQQLEIARKAEERRVEAARKEHYKWSWRNNATLAPCYANISQTI, encoded by the exons ATGAGTGACAAAGCTATACCAGTTCGAGTGGCAC TTCCCCTTGAAGCtattcaagaagaagaaccggAGGAGGAATTGGAAGAATGGCAAACGACCAACGATCCTGCTGAGCTAAAGCATTACCGTACTCAGGCAAAGAGAATTCACACGAAGTCACTTAATCAAGCTCTCCTTGCCGTCCGGATGCTAGAAGATGTTGATACAGTCAACGTATATCGAGTTGGCTTGGTCCGTGCATACGACATAGTTGAAAGAATTCACCGTCGCTACGTGGAA GCGTTAGCTGACGTGGCCAACTACTTAGATTCCTGTCAGGCCCGTGCAAGATCAGTTGCAGGATCCAGACGCAGTAGCACTTCTAACCGTTCATCAGCCTCATCGACACGCCGTAAACTTCAAGAGGCAGAGCGGCTGGAAAAGGAAATGCAACTAAAGATTCAACAGGAAAGAGCTGAAGCCTTGCAACAAGCCGAAGAGGATGAACGTATGCAGCAGTTGGAAATCGCTAGAAAAGCAGAAGAAAGGCGTGTTGAAGCAGCACGTAAGGAACATTACAAATGGAGCTGGAGAAACAACGCTACACTGGCTCCTTGTTACGCAAACATCTCGCAGACGATTTAG
- the LOC123471391 gene encoding uncharacterized protein LOC123471391, with product MPISEEEVRANKILNETTKFLGDRYESGLLWKHEEPNLPDNSQSTLARFLKLERRLIADENLGKRYSAAINEYISLGHARKLSAEEVNYRPVGQTWFLPHHPVINPKKPEKCRPVFDASAYYKGMSLNSALLKGPDLLTNLIGVLIRFRQHPIALSADIVKMFHQVRVRPKDGPALRFFYRDPGIQEPPSVYQMNVQPFGAVCSPTICAHVLRQAAEDGGIDAADVTNQIIDHFYVDNWLTSSPTAKEAVQHAKRVADVLLRGGFELAQWGSSCPKVLLSLPGNPVSSIDLALHGIPIERTLGLSLDYGSDSFVVSLSIKLDGATKREILRETSSVYDPFGFLSPVLLHAKLILQAVCRKSVGWDDQLDQTTVDEWQHWVVSLSKLKPLSISRCFNPELAKARGVGLHLFADASESAFGAIAYLRFDNPDGVKVSFVMAKARVAPIKYVSIPRLELCAALLAARLASVIKSELRLKIDQATFWSDSTTVLRWINSPHYRFHVYVGNRIGEILELSESSQWLYVPTTQNPADDVSRGVTSTEFSIEHRFFTGPSFLYQSPQNWPAFPDVKQGIDETEDPEVRCTRWVGATLHVTDSIDRLTTYTSRFPFLVGVVGYVKRFINNARKEKTHRDFGKLSETEVKNAEAELFRRAQMSAFPEDYSNIKEGKQLDPGSSLITLTPFVDHQGVLRVGGRIENAPTPPEARHPIILPAEEKITELMIYSLHLEFVHSTTERTFHELRKLYWVQRGRKTVRRIINKCFKCKQHYAKALFPMMAALPGYRLKPFYPALTHTGVDFFGPYNVTIFRRKVKRWACLFTCMSSRAVHLEMSYSLDTSSFINCISHFEDRRTTPKHYHSDNGTNFVGAVREFSECLRRMEQLAIQDGRKRRTVTWSFNPPSASILVEPGNV from the coding sequence ATGCCGATTAGCGAAGAAGAAGTACGGGCGAACAAGATCCTAAACGAAACGACGAAATTCTTAGGCGATCGATACGAGTCGGGACTTCTCTGGAAACACGAAGAGCCGAACCTGCCCGACAACAGCCAGTCTACACTAGCGCGTTTCCTCAAGCTAGAACGAAGACTCATCGCCGACGAAAACCTTGGTAAAAGGTACTCCGCAGCAATCAACGAGTATATCAGCCTTGGTCACGCCCGAAAACTCTCAGCTGAGGAGGTCAACTATCGTCCAGTTGGCCAAACCTGGTTTCTGCCTCACCATCCGGTGATAAATCCGAAGAAACCCGAAAAATGCCGCCCGGTCTTTGATGCCTCCGCGTACTACAAGGGAATGTCGCTGAACTCTGCCCTGCTGAAAGGACCCGACCTGCTAACCAACCTCATTGGTGTGCTGATACGTTTCCGACAACATCCGATAGCGTTGAGTGCGGATATTGTTAAAATGTTCCACCAAGTAAGGGTGCGGCCAAAAGACGGGCCGGCACTTCGCTTTTTCTATCGTGACCCGGGTATACAGGAACCACCCTCCGTTTACCAAATGAACGTGCAACCCTTCGGCGCAGTTTGCTCTCCGACAATTTGTGCTCACGTTCTACGTCAAGCAGCCGAAGATGGCGGGATTGATGCGGCTGACGTTACCAACCAAATAATCGACCATTTTTACGTGGATAATTGGTTGACATCATCCCCAACTGCCAAAGAAGCTGTTCAGCACGCAAAAAGGGTGGCAGACGTTCTACTTCGAGGAGGATTCGAGCTCGCCCAATGGGGTTCATCATGTCCAAAAGTTCTATTGTCGTTGCCTGGCAATCCAGTCTCATCCATCGATTTAGCCCTACACGGAATACCCATAGAGCGGACGCTGGGGCTTTCACTCGACTACGGCAGCGATTCGTTTGTGGTGAGCTTAAGCATAAAACTGGATGGAGCGACGAAACGAGAAATACTTCGAGAAACGTCAAGCGTCTACGACCCATTTGGGTTTCTTTCACCGGTGTTGCTACACGCAAAACTTATCCTGCAAGCTGTATGCAGAAAATCGGTTGGCTGGGACGATCAACTAGACCAGACGACCGTCGATGAGTGGCAACATTGGGTCGTCTCCCTCTCGAAGCTAAAACCACTCTCCATCTCACGATGTTTCAACCCAGAGCTAGCAAAAGCGCGAGGTGTGGGACTTCATCTGTTTGCTGACGCATCCGAATCAGCTTTTGGTGCCATCGCCTATCTCCGATTTGACAATCCCGACGGCGTAAAGGTGTCATTTGTCATGGCCAAGGCAAGAGTGGCACCCATCAAATACGTTTCGATTCCCAGACTTGAGCTGTGTGCAGCATTACTCGCAGCCCGTCTAGCATCAGTGATCAAGTCAGAACTTCGACTAAAAATCGACCAAGCCACATTCTGGTCGGACTCCACAACGGTTTTGAGATGGATCAACTCTCCACACTATCGTTTTCATGTTTACGTTGGAAACCGAATAGGCGAAATATTGGAGCTGTCCGAAAGTAGTCAATGGCTTTATGTCCCTACAACTCAAAACCCAGCAGACGATGTCAGCCGTGGCGTCACATCTACAGAATTTTCCATCGAGCATCGTTTCTTTACTGGACCATCTTTCCTCTATCAATCACCGCAAAACTGGCCGGCCTTCCCCGATGTAAAACAGGGAATTGACGAAACAGAGGATCCCGAAGTTCGCTGTACGAGATGGGTTGGTGCGACACTACACGTAACCGATTCCATTGACCGGCTCACCACGTACACCTCCCGCTTTCCGTTTTTAGTCGGCGTCGTCGGCTACGTCAAACGTTTCATCAATAACgctcggaaagaaaaaacccatCGTGATTTCGGCAAACTATCGGAAACCGAGGTCAAGAATGCGGAAGCGGAATTGTTTAGGCGCGCCCAGATGTCTGCCTTTCCTGAAGATTACAGTAATATAAAGGAGGGAAAGCAGCTCGATCCTGGTTCAAGCCTAATCACGTTAACGCCATTCGTCGACCATCAAGGAGTTTTACGGGTCGGAGGACGTATTGAAAATGCTCCAACCCCACCGGAAGCTCGCCATCCGATCATACTCCCAGCCGAAGAAAAAATCACGGAATTGATGATTTATAGTCTTCACCTCGAGTTCGTACACTCCACTACAGAGAGAACCTTTCACGAATTACGTAAACTCTACTGGGTTCAACGTGGACGAAAAACGGTGAGAAGAATTATAAACAAGTGTTTCAAATGCAAGCAACACTACGCAAAGGCACTTTTTCCAATGATGGCCGCTCTTCCCGGTTACCGTTTGAAGCCTTTCTACCCCGCCTTGACACACACCGGAGTAGATTTCTTTGGCCCGTACAACGTAACGATATTCAGACGGAAAGTAAAACGCTGGGCCTGTTTATTTACTTGCATGTCATCAAGAGCCGTGCACCTGGAAATGTCATACTCTCTTGACACTTCCTCCTTCATCAACTGCATCAGTCACTTCGAAGATCGCCGTACAACCCCGAAACATTATCACAGTGATAATGGCACGAACTTTGTTGGAGCTGTGCGTGAATTTTCCGAGTGTCTCCGTCGGATGGAACAGCTAGCCATTCAAGATGGGCGAAAACGAAGAACGGTGACTTGGAGTTTCAACCCACCTTCCGCTTCCATTTTGGTGGAACCTGGGAACGTCTAG